Sequence from the Burkholderia cepacia genome:
GGCGCGCTGCGCACCGGCGGCAGCGTCGTGCTGCGCATCCGCTGCTCGGTCATCTGCAGCGCGGCACGAATGCGGTTCTCCTCACTGTCCGCATAGAGCGTCTGCGCTTCCTTCAGCGGGATCCCGAGCTTCACCATCCGGTCGACCAGCGTGCTGTCGAACACGTTCGGATGTTCGTCGAGCGCGAGCATCGGCTGCTTGCGCTCGGTCACGCGGAACTGGATCTCCGCGACCCGGCGCCCTTCACGGTGTTCGATCAGCTCGACGAAGATGTTGGTGACCGCGTTGACTTCCGCGATCGCCGGACGCAGATAGTCGCGCTTGAAGTACTTGTATTCGCGTTTCGCTTCGTCGCCGGCTTCCGTGTCGGGCGTGCCCGACAGGATCGGCCGCCACCACTCCCACGGCTCGCGCATCGTCAGGTGGCTCGGGTTCGTCAGGTAGCGCACGCAGATTTCGTACAGCGCGAGGCCGGCGCTGCTGCGCAGCTGGCTCTGGAACTGCAGGCTCAGGCGCGCGTACTGGACCGGGTCGAGCAGCTTTTTCTTGATCTTCGGCGCGAACGAGAATTCGACCCACACGCGGCGGGTCGCCGGATCCTCGAGAATTTCGGCGTCGGCGATCAGCGTCGAGATCCCCCACTTGCGGCCCGGCTTCTGGCTCGACGTCCCCGTGCTCCATTCGACCTGCACCGACACCATGCGACGCAGGTGTTCCTTCACCAGCGCGGTGTCGTTCGAATCGAAGGCGGAGTTGGCGACGATGTCCGAGAGCAGCGCGCGATACGTATCGCCCGAATCGTCGGCCTGCTGCGCCACGGCCAGCAGGACATTGAACAGCTTGCGAGTGAGGAGCGTGATCTTGCCGCTCTTCGGCTGAATTGCGATCGCCTCGACGGCCTTACGCAACTCGGCTGAACTGGCACTCACCACATCCACATCGGTTTTCTTGGCGCGCTTCGTCGTGGCCATACGTCGGGTCGGAGGAGAAGTTTTCCGGAAGGATAGCGTCTGCGGTGAAGTGCGTCCAGAACGACATGCTCACCATAGCGGGTGATGCGCGCCGGCGAAACGGCACTCACCCCAATCGGCTCCCGTAAAGGCTCACCGGTCCAGAATCGGCCTGTGCGGGACTCACCTTTACGCGTCGCGGGAGACGCGGAATCACAGTTTTTCGCCTGTGCACGATACGTGCGCCGCACCTTCCCGTATCGGCTCACCTGTGACCTTGTCGCAAATTTGCGACTGCTTTTCGTGAGCGCCGCACAGCGTTTTCACTGCGCCTGACCGATAGCAGCAAACCTGCGCACAGCCGCCTGTATGCATGTACAGGCAAAGCCGGTCGGGCGATCGGCACAGCGTCAGAAGTCCGGACAGACGCACGCATTCGGCGCATGAGCGACTGGATCCGGCATGGCCTGTGCGTGTTTCGATGCCCATCGCCACCCGGCTTCGACAGCCCGGGCGCGCATTGTACAGTGCACCATCATCACAGACTCCCGAAAATTCTCACCCTCGATCCGCACAGCCCTGGTGGCCGATCTGTGGCGAACGCCCGTCGCGCGCGGGATCGACCGTTTGCACCTCCTGTAAACCCTCACCTTACCGACAAAAACGGCGCGAAAGCAGAC
This genomic interval carries:
- a CDS encoding replication initiation protein, whose amino-acid sequence is MATTKRAKKTDVDVVSASSAELRKAVEAIAIQPKSGKITLLTRKLFNVLLAVAQQADDSGDTYRALLSDIVANSAFDSNDTALVKEHLRRMVSVQVEWSTGTSSQKPGRKWGISTLIADAEILEDPATRRVWVEFSFAPKIKKKLLDPVQYARLSLQFQSQLRSSAGLALYEICVRYLTNPSHLTMREPWEWWRPILSGTPDTEAGDEAKREYKYFKRDYLRPAIAEVNAVTNIFVELIEHREGRRVAEIQFRVTERKQPMLALDEHPNVFDSTLVDRMVKLGIPLKEAQTLYADSEENRIRAALQMTEQRMRSTTLPPVRSAPALFKDALKKGYAPPVEAVDALPAGTTPGKAAATQPDDLKARLLSEFAAFRRKEAKVLYEEQGDAEREVARESFESEALPTMGTHLRDDWRKRGLDSKLAETAFFDWLAQKTWGEPTDGDLLSFTLNQSRAA